From a region of the Malania oleifera isolate guangnan ecotype guangnan chromosome 12, ASM2987363v1, whole genome shotgun sequence genome:
- the LOC131145179 gene encoding histone-lysine N-methyltransferase, H3 lysine-9 specific SUVH1-like, producing the protein MEPGFGQSSTPASGSFDKTRVLDVRPLRCLVPMFPSQPGSSTFSPHSSPFVSVSPSGPFPPGFAPFYPFSAPPESQRPPEQSPRTPIAVPNQAGHFGINNPISTAVPITSFRTPPQPSHPSPDATRHPGAANGDAGPPRRSSRNRTVDNQSQSQSAAAEDGYSDSQNQIAQYVSTFSMHVTDTEDTTNVDVQKGKSQKRTRSSQRVNLSSPDVDVDSVVNNLLTTYNLMAIDSFRRADGDKECVGFILMLYDSLRRKISQIEEVKKATPGVTRRPDLRAGTLLMNKGFRTNTNKRVGAVPGVEVGDIFFFRMEMCLVGLHAPSMAGIDYMGVKITQEEEPLAVSIVSSGGYEDNVEDGDVLVYSGQGGNVYGRDKQIEDQKLERGNLALEKSLHRANEVRVIRGLRDVANATGKVYVYDGLYTIQRSWVEKGRSGCSVFKYKLIRVPGQPEAFAMWKSIQQWKEGLTSRVGVILPDLTSGAEYLPVCLVNDVDDEKGPAYFTYFSTLKYSEPFSSLKPSSSCSCQGGCLPGNFNCSCIKRNEGYLPYSANTVLVDNKSLMHECGPACSCPPTCRNRVSQAGLKARLEVFKTKEKGWGLRSWDPIRAGAFICEYAGEVIDNSKMQEVRNKNEDDYIFDATRTYQPLEIMPGDSKGAQKIPFPLIITAKNMGNVARFMNHSCSPTVFWHPVLRGNSSESDLHVVFHAIKHIPPMTELTYDYGIIESSTAEQRKKKCLCGSLKCRGYFY; encoded by the coding sequence ATGGAACCAGGTTTTGGGCAAAGCTCTACTCCTGCTTCTGGGTCTTTTGACAAGACTAGGGTATTGGATGTGAGACCATTGCGATGCCTTGTACCTATGTTCCCATCGCAGCCTGGCTCGTCGACATTTTCCCCTCATTCTTCCCCTTTTGTATCTGTTTCTCCCTCAGGTCCTTTTCCACCTGGGTTTGCCCCATTTTACCCATTTTCTGCACCACCAGAGTCTCAAAGGCCACCAGAGCAGAGTCCACGAACCCCGATTGCTGTGCCCAATCAAGCTGGCCATTTTGGCATAAACAATCCGATTTCAACGGCGGTTCCAATAACTTCATTTAGAACACCACCACAACCATCCCATCCATCACCAGATGCAACTCGGCACCCAGGGGCCGCAAACGGTGATGCAGGTCCACCTAGAAGGAGTTCTAGAAATCGTACAGTAGATAATCAATCTCAGTCACAGAGTGCAGCAGCAGAAGATGGGTACAGTGACAGTCAAAATCAGATTGCTCAATATGTAAGCACCTTCAGTATGCATGTAACTGATACAGAAGATACAACTAACGTAGACGTGCAAAAGGGTAAGTCCCAAAAGAGGACAAGGAGCAGTCAAAGGGTCAATTTATCCTCTCCTGATGTTGATGTGGATTCAGTTGTTAATAATCTTCTCACAACATATAATCTTATGGCAATTGATTCGTTCCGGAGAGCTGATGGTGACAAGGAGTGTGTTGGGTTTATTCTCATGTTATATGATTCGCTCCGGAGAAAGATTAGCCAAATTGAGGAAGTAAAAAAGGCTACTCCCGGGGTAACAAGACGCCCTGACTTAAGAGCTGGTACACTGTTGATGAACAAAGGGTTTCGGACTAACACCAACAAGAGAGTGGGGGCTGTACCTGGTGTTGAAGTTGGTGATATTTTCTTTTTCAGAATGGAGATGTGTTTGGTAGGATTACATGCACCAAGCATGGCTGGGATTGATTACATGGGTGTTAAGATCACTCAAGAAGAAGAACCACTCGCTGTCAGCATCGTTTCTTCTGGAGGATATGAGGATAATGTTGAGGATGGGGATGTGTTGGTATACAGTGGTCAAGGTGGGAATGTTTATGGGAGGGATAAGCAGATAGAGGATCAGAAGCTTGAAAGGGGTAATCTAGCTTTGGAGAAAAGCTTGCATCGGGCTAATGAGGTAAGAGTCATTCGGGGTCTGAGGGATGTGGCAAATGCAACTGGGAAGGTTTATGTCTATGATGGTCTTTATACAATCCAACGTTCATGGGTGGAGAAAGGGAGATCAGGTTGCAGTGTCTTCAAATACAAATTGATAAGAGTGCCTGGTCAGCCTGAAGCATTTGCAATGTGGAAATCAATTCAACAATGGAAGGAAGGTCTTACTTCTAGGGTTGGGGTTATCCTGCCGGACCTTACTTCAGGAGCAGAATATTTGCCAGTTTGTTTGGTAAATGATGTTGATGATGAAAAAGGACCTGCTTATTTCACTTATTtttctactctcaaatattcagaACCATTTAGTTCATTAAAACCTTCATCTAGCTGTAGTTGCCAAGGTGGTTGCCTTCCTGGTAACTTCAACTGCTCTTGCATTAAAAGAAATGAAGGCTATCTTCCTTATAGTGCAAATACAGTTCTTGTGGACAACAAATCCTTGATGCATGAATGTGGTCCTGCCTGTTCATGCCCCCCTACTTGCCGGAACCGAGTGTCACAAGCTGGTTTGAAAGCCCGCTTAGAGGTGTTCAAAACTAAGGAGAAAGGTTGGGGTTTAAGGTCCTGGGATCCTATTCGGGCAGGAGCCTTTATTTGTGAATATGCTGGGGAAGTCATTGATAATTCGAAGATGCAGGAGGTTAGGAACAAAAATGAAGATGACTACATTTTCGATGCTACCCGCACTTACCAGCCACTGGAAATTATGCCTGGTGATTCTAAAGGGGCTCAAAAGATCCCATTTCCCTTAATTATAACTGCAAAAAACATGGGGAATGTAGCTCGCTTTATGAACCACAGTTGCTCTCCAACTGTATTCTGGCATCCAGTTTTACGTGGAAATAGCAGTGAGTCTGATCTCCATGTTGTGTTTCATGCAATCAAACATATTCCTCCTATGACAGAGTTAACATATGATTATGGGATAATTGAGTCCAGCACTGCAGAACAGAGGAAGAAAAAATGTCTTTGTGGATCTTTGAAATGCAGAGGTTATTTTTATTAG